A single region of the Stenotrophomonas sp. Marseille-Q4652 genome encodes:
- a CDS encoding integrase arm-type DNA-binding domain-containing protein, which produces MLTDTKLRALKPRESPFRVADANGLCIEVRPSGAKVWRYRYRHLGKASIVTLGEYPSMPLQAARAERDRLRTQLRSGANPAQMARIERAVQGERSANTFSAIGLELLAKRTKEGLSPGSVLRERRLIEKDLAGLADLPIGDVSAPILLAALRKLEQRGVVETAHRARAHAGRIFRYAIATGRADRNPAQDLTGALEQPKTKHFASVTEPAAIGELLRALWGYQGAFVTQAALKLAPMLFVRPGELRQAKWADIDLAAAEWRYVTSKTKTSHIVPLSRQAVDVLQGLYPYTKRSEFVFPSVRTAHKPMSENTLNAALRNLGFDSDTMVGHGFRAMARTILDEVLGYRPDYIEHQLAHAVKDPLGRAYNRATHLPERRKMMQAWSDYLDRLREEQPKVSPFLAKRA; this is translated from the coding sequence ATGCTGACTGACACCAAGTTGCGCGCACTCAAGCCCAGGGAAAGTCCCTTCAGGGTGGCTGACGCCAATGGCTTGTGCATCGAAGTTCGTCCATCAGGCGCTAAGGTCTGGCGTTACCGCTACCGCCACCTGGGCAAGGCAAGCATCGTCACTCTAGGTGAGTACCCTTCGATGCCCCTGCAGGCTGCCCGAGCCGAGCGGGATCGTCTACGTACTCAGTTGCGCAGCGGTGCAAACCCCGCACAGATGGCCAGGATCGAGAGAGCAGTGCAGGGGGAGCGGTCTGCCAACACTTTCAGTGCCATTGGCCTTGAGCTATTGGCCAAGCGGACGAAGGAAGGGCTGTCTCCTGGATCTGTCTTGCGGGAGCGAAGGTTGATCGAGAAGGACCTGGCAGGTCTGGCTGACTTGCCTATCGGTGACGTTAGTGCGCCCATCCTTTTGGCGGCGCTTAGGAAGCTTGAACAGCGAGGGGTCGTTGAGACGGCACACAGGGCAAGGGCGCATGCCGGCAGGATCTTCCGCTATGCCATTGCCACGGGGCGAGCTGATCGAAATCCCGCACAGGACCTCACAGGTGCGTTGGAGCAACCAAAGACCAAGCACTTCGCCAGTGTGACCGAGCCTGCTGCAATCGGTGAGCTCTTGCGCGCTCTCTGGGGCTACCAGGGGGCCTTTGTGACGCAGGCTGCCCTCAAGCTGGCTCCAATGCTGTTCGTGCGCCCAGGAGAGCTGCGGCAGGCCAAATGGGCTGACATCGATCTTGCGGCTGCCGAGTGGCGGTATGTGACCAGTAAGACAAAGACTTCGCACATCGTCCCGCTTTCCAGGCAGGCGGTGGATGTCTTGCAGGGCCTCTACCCCTACACCAAGCGCAGTGAGTTCGTCTTCCCTAGTGTCCGTACTGCCCATAAGCCAATGAGTGAGAACACGCTCAATGCGGCCTTGCGCAACCTGGGCTTTGATTCGGACACCATGGTTGGGCATGGATTTCGTGCGATGGCACGAACCATACTGGATGAGGTGCTTGGCTATCGCCCTGATTACATCGAGCATCAGCTGGCGCATGCCGTAAAGGATCCCCTCGGTCGGGCCTACAACCGTGCCACCCATCTGCCCGAGCGTCGAAAGATGATGCAGGCTTGGTCGGACTATCTGGATCGCCTGCGCGAAGAACAGCCCAAGGTTTCCCCGTTTCTCGCTAAGCGCGCATAA
- the rpoD gene encoding RNA polymerase sigma factor RpoD: MANERPAQQSDIKQLISKGLEQGYLTYAEVNDHLPDDMVDPEQIEDIIGLITGMGIDVHEVAPDAETLLLNDGNTGNREVDDTAAEEAAAALTALDTEGGRTTDPVRMYMREMGTVELLTREGEIAIAKRIEEGLGQVQAALGQFPLAIETLLADYELHKEGKKRLAEIVVGFNDLVEEPEPVVAEAPVEADADAEAVDDDDADDDVATEDDAGPTGPDPEEVARRMEQLASDFAKFKKAHAKGDAKAMAKLREELSATLVTLKLPLPLTDLLVKQLRDVMTSIKNHERRVLHLATVTARMPRKDFIRSWEGNQTNLEWVEDALKRKQKWSSALREVKDQIISEQQATIDVEKTTMLSLEDLKELSRAMAYGEAKARKAKKEMVEANLRLVISIAKKYTNRGLQFLDLIQEGNIGLMKAVDKFEYRRGYKFSTYATWWIRQAITRSIADQARTIRIPVHMIETINKLNRISRQMLQQYGREATPEELAKEMDMPEDKIRKVMKIAKEPISMETPIGDDEDSHLGDFIEDTNVESPIDNTTNINLMETVRDVLAGLTPREAKVLRMRFGIDMNTDHTLEEVGKQFDVTRERIRQIEAKALRKLRHPSRSEQLRSFLDID, encoded by the coding sequence ATGGCCAACGAACGTCCTGCCCAGCAATCCGATATCAAGCAACTTATCAGCAAGGGCCTGGAACAGGGCTACCTGACCTACGCCGAAGTCAACGATCACCTGCCCGACGACATGGTCGACCCGGAGCAGATCGAGGACATCATCGGCCTGATCACGGGCATGGGCATCGATGTCCATGAGGTGGCCCCCGACGCAGAGACTCTTCTGCTCAACGACGGCAACACCGGCAACCGCGAGGTCGATGACACCGCCGCCGAGGAAGCCGCTGCCGCACTGACTGCACTGGACACCGAGGGTGGTCGCACCACTGACCCGGTGCGCATGTACATGCGCGAGATGGGCACGGTCGAGCTGTTGACCCGCGAAGGCGAAATCGCCATCGCCAAGCGCATCGAGGAAGGCCTGGGCCAGGTCCAGGCCGCCCTGGGCCAGTTCCCGCTCGCGATCGAGACCCTGCTGGCCGACTACGAACTGCACAAGGAAGGCAAGAAGCGCCTGGCCGAGATCGTGGTCGGCTTCAACGACCTGGTCGAGGAGCCGGAGCCGGTGGTGGCGGAAGCCCCCGTCGAGGCCGATGCCGACGCCGAGGCCGTGGATGACGACGACGCCGATGACGATGTCGCCACCGAAGACGACGCCGGCCCGACCGGTCCGGACCCGGAGGAAGTGGCCCGCCGCATGGAGCAGCTGGCCAGCGACTTCGCCAAGTTCAAGAAGGCCCATGCCAAGGGCGACGCCAAGGCCATGGCCAAGCTCCGCGAGGAGCTGTCGGCCACGCTGGTGACCCTGAAGCTGCCGCTGCCGCTGACCGACCTGCTGGTCAAGCAGCTGCGCGACGTCATGACCTCGATCAAGAACCACGAGCGCCGCGTGCTGCACCTGGCGACCGTGACCGCGCGCATGCCGCGCAAGGACTTCATCCGTTCCTGGGAAGGCAACCAGACCAACCTGGAGTGGGTCGAGGACGCACTGAAGCGCAAGCAGAAGTGGTCTTCCGCGCTGCGCGAGGTCAAGGACCAGATCATCAGCGAGCAGCAGGCCACCATCGACGTCGAGAAGACGACGATGCTCAGTCTCGAGGACCTCAAGGAACTCAGCCGCGCGATGGCCTATGGCGAAGCCAAGGCACGCAAGGCCAAGAAGGAGATGGTCGAGGCCAACCTGCGTCTGGTGATCTCCATCGCCAAGAAGTACACCAACCGCGGCCTGCAGTTCCTGGACCTGATCCAGGAGGGCAACATTGGCCTGATGAAGGCGGTCGACAAGTTCGAGTACCGCCGCGGCTACAAATTCTCGACCTATGCCACCTGGTGGATCCGCCAGGCGATCACCCGCTCGATCGCCGACCAGGCGCGGACCATCCGCATCCCGGTGCACATGATCGAGACGATCAACAAGCTCAACCGCATTTCCCGCCAGATGCTCCAGCAGTACGGCCGCGAGGCCACGCCGGAGGAGCTGGCCAAGGAAATGGACATGCCCGAGGACAAGATCCGCAAGGTGATGAAGATCGCCAAGGAGCCGATCTCGATGGAAACCCCGATCGGCGACGACGAGGATTCGCATCTGGGCGACTTCATCGAGGACACCAATGTGGAGTCCCCGATCGACAACACCACCAACATCAACCTGATGGAAACGGTGCGCGACGTCCTGGCCGGCCTCACCCCGAGGGAAGCCAAGGTACTGCGCATGCGCTTCGGCATCGACATGAATACCGACCACACCCTCGAGGAAGTGGGCAAGCAGTTCGATGTCACCCGCGAGCGCATCCGCCAGATCGAGGCCAAGGCGCTTCGCAAGCTGCGTCATCCGAGCCGTTCGGAGCAGCTGCGCAGCTTCCTCGACATCGATTGA
- the dtd gene encoding D-aminoacyl-tRNA deacylase encodes MLSLIQRVTRASVVVEGEVVGSIGPGLLALVGVEPGDTETRIQRMAERLLGYRVFSDEAGRMNRSLRDTGGGLLLVSQFTLAADTASGMRPSFTTAAPPGEAERGFNQLVAICREKHAGRVETGRFGAHMVVSLVNDGPVTFILRP; translated from the coding sequence ATGCTTTCCCTGATCCAGCGCGTCACCCGGGCTTCGGTCGTGGTCGAGGGGGAGGTGGTCGGCAGCATTGGCCCCGGGCTGCTGGCCCTGGTCGGCGTGGAGCCGGGGGACACCGAGACGCGGATCCAGCGCATGGCCGAGCGGCTGCTGGGCTACCGGGTGTTCTCCGACGAGGCCGGCAGGATGAACCGCTCCCTGCGCGATACCGGCGGCGGGCTGCTATTGGTCAGCCAGTTCACCCTGGCCGCCGATACCGCCTCGGGCATGCGCCCGAGCTTCACCACGGCCGCGCCGCCCGGGGAGGCTGAACGCGGGTTCAATCAACTGGTGGCGATCTGCCGGGAAAAACACGCCGGAAGGGTGGAAACCGGACGATTCGGTGCCCATATGGTCGTGAGTCTGGTGAATGACGGCCCCGTGACCTTCATCCTCCGACCCTAG
- a CDS encoding lauroyl acyltransferase translates to MNPASTARLYHRLASLFTRLPWPVLRTLADALAWVWIAFNARESRVIRRNLELALPELDEPQRRQLHRLTMRTTARQALETLRLWSRPAAENLRSHLRERHGEALYDAALASGRGLIVVAPHYGNWELLNQWLASRGPIAIVYAPPDSPVGDAFLQRVRGVDNIRQVRAEGPAVRQLFRTLKEGGAVGILPDQQPKGGDGVFVPFFGVQALTMTLVNRLAERTGATVLYAWCERTGPDLQFALHVEPAPPQIADPDPVVAVTAMNADIERIACRSLGQYQWTYKRYTLRPPGSGEPNPYATARHPH, encoded by the coding sequence ATGAATCCGGCCTCCACTGCCCGCCTCTACCACCGCCTCGCGTCGCTGTTCACCCGCCTGCCCTGGCCGGTGCTGCGGACGCTGGCCGATGCGCTGGCCTGGGTGTGGATCGCATTCAACGCGCGCGAGAGCCGGGTCATCCGGCGCAACCTCGAGCTGGCCCTGCCCGAGCTGGACGAGCCGCAGCGCCGCCAGTTGCACCGGCTGACCATGCGTACCACTGCCCGCCAGGCGCTGGAAACCCTGCGCCTGTGGTCGCGCCCGGCCGCCGAGAACCTGCGCAGCCACTTGCGCGAGCGCCACGGCGAGGCGCTGTATGACGCTGCCCTGGCCTCGGGCCGGGGGCTGATCGTGGTCGCCCCGCACTACGGCAACTGGGAGCTGCTCAACCAGTGGCTGGCCTCGCGCGGTCCGATCGCCATCGTCTACGCCCCGCCGGACTCGCCGGTCGGCGATGCCTTCCTCCAGCGCGTGCGCGGGGTGGACAACATCCGCCAGGTCCGTGCCGAGGGCCCGGCGGTGCGCCAGTTGTTCAGGACGCTCAAGGAAGGCGGCGCGGTCGGCATCCTGCCCGACCAGCAGCCCAAGGGCGGCGACGGCGTGTTCGTGCCGTTCTTCGGCGTGCAGGCGCTGACCATGACCCTGGTCAACCGGCTGGCCGAGCGCACCGGCGCGACGGTGCTCTACGCCTGGTGCGAGCGCACCGGCCCGGACCTGCAGTTCGCCCTGCACGTGGAGCCGGCGCCGCCGCAGATCGCCGATCCCGACCCGGTGGTGGCCGTGACCGCGATGAACGCCGACATCGAGCGCATCGCCTGCCGTTCGCTGGGCCAGTACCAGTGGACCTACAAGCGCTACACCCTGCGCCCGCCGGGCAGCGGCGAACCCAATCCCTATGCGACCGCGCGGCATCCGCACTGA
- the ribA gene encoding GTP cyclohydrolase II RibA, which yields MTSSTASLPPHAPPFGHPGAIRCERAVAELRAGRPVLVDDGQGRRIATIALDSSSPQGFAAFAEAAGQSHYLYLTPTRSQILGVVARTGARIPLAGRGFAELAELGYRREPTALPAGWQPGDELDAAAVELARLGLLLPAMIAAPLAANDTAFDGCVPVSLQDLQQGAGQAARDYELVTRSPVPLRGLGMTEFAVFRGGIAQRDQTAIIVGEPDFSGVVPVRVHSSCLTGDLFGSLKCDCGDQLRLGLLKLKELGGGILLYLDQEGRGTGIAAKMRAYGYQHDGLDTIDADAQLGFGADERRYGSAVAMLRGLGVQRVQLLTNNPTKAQRLRSAGIEVTECVPVTGEITPENEGYLRTKAERAGHHLDVDALILASQ from the coding sequence ATGACGTCCTCCACCGCCTCCCTGCCCCCGCACGCGCCGCCCTTCGGTCACCCCGGTGCCATCCGCTGCGAGCGTGCGGTGGCCGAACTGCGTGCCGGGCGCCCGGTGCTGGTCGACGACGGCCAGGGCCGGCGAATCGCCACCATCGCGCTGGACAGCAGCAGCCCGCAGGGCTTCGCCGCGTTCGCCGAGGCGGCCGGACAGTCGCACTACCTGTACCTGACCCCGACCCGCAGCCAGATCCTCGGCGTGGTCGCACGCACCGGTGCACGCATTCCGCTGGCCGGCCGCGGCTTTGCCGAACTGGCCGAACTGGGATACCGGCGCGAGCCGACCGCCCTGCCCGCCGGCTGGCAGCCGGGTGACGAGCTCGACGCCGCGGCGGTGGAACTGGCGCGCCTGGGCCTGCTGCTGCCGGCGATGATCGCCGCGCCACTGGCAGCCAACGACACCGCCTTCGATGGCTGCGTGCCGGTAAGCCTGCAGGACCTGCAGCAGGGCGCGGGCCAGGCCGCCCGCGACTACGAACTGGTGACCCGCTCGCCGGTGCCGCTGCGGGGCCTGGGCATGACCGAGTTCGCGGTGTTCCGCGGCGGCATCGCCCAGCGCGACCAGACCGCGATCATCGTCGGCGAACCCGACTTCTCCGGCGTGGTGCCGGTGCGCGTTCACTCCTCCTGCCTGACCGGCGACCTGTTCGGCTCGCTCAAGTGCGACTGCGGTGACCAGCTGCGGCTGGGCCTGCTCAAGCTCAAGGAGCTGGGCGGCGGCATCCTGCTGTACCTGGACCAGGAAGGCCGTGGCACTGGCATCGCCGCCAAGATGCGCGCCTACGGCTACCAGCATGACGGCCTGGACACCATCGACGCCGATGCCCAGCTCGGCTTCGGTGCGGACGAGCGCCGCTACGGCAGTGCCGTGGCAATGCTGCGCGGTCTTGGCGTGCAGCGCGTGCAGTTGCTGACCAACAACCCGACCAAGGCCCAGCGCCTGCGCAGCGCCGGCATCGAGGTCACCGAGTGCGTGCCGGTGACGGGCGAGATCACCCCCGAGAACGAGGGCTACCTGCGCACCAAGGCCGAACGTGCCGGCCACCACCTCGACGTCGATGCGCTGATCCTAGCTTCGCAGTAA
- a CDS encoding PH domain-containing protein, whose protein sequence is MHPPSTDTEAPSTPFPFADEPAWQQLPGRGAWLAATGGALTMGIVLGMAGFAFSLLLDRTQLLPAVLAAGGTGAVFGAWFGFRRHRRTFWHLDEHGLGLRRGHWWHSETRVPLSRVQHLDLRRGPLERVAGLGTLVVHTAGSRHSAVSIAGLDQHDAEHLRDRLSRQLDEDDAL, encoded by the coding sequence TTGCACCCGCCCAGCACCGACACCGAAGCTCCTTCGACCCCGTTTCCCTTCGCCGATGAGCCCGCCTGGCAGCAGTTGCCGGGCCGTGGTGCGTGGCTGGCCGCCACCGGCGGCGCACTGACCATGGGCATCGTGCTGGGCATGGCCGGCTTTGCCTTCTCGCTGCTGCTCGACCGCACGCAACTGCTGCCGGCAGTGCTGGCCGCCGGCGGCACCGGCGCGGTGTTCGGCGCCTGGTTCGGCTTCCGCCGCCACCGCCGCACCTTCTGGCACCTGGACGAACACGGCCTGGGCCTGCGCCGCGGCCACTGGTGGCACAGCGAAACCCGGGTGCCGCTGTCGCGCGTGCAGCACCTGGACCTGCGCCGCGGTCCGCTGGAACGTGTCGCCGGGCTCGGCACGCTGGTGGTCCACACCGCCGGCAGCCGGCACAGCGCGGTGTCCATCGCCGGGCTGGACCAGCACGATGCCGAGCACCTGCGCGACCGGCTCTCGCGCCAGCTCGACGAAGACGACGCGCTGTGA
- a CDS encoding PH domain-containing protein — MSTRAIPAAVDHRLHPWSWLFVLLQQLRQFLLPLVALLVFGNRGDRDELVGHLVTLGVVVALVGTAVLQYLTYRYRIGNDGLSIRSGILARNRREIPFARIHNVTVHQNVLHRLFGVAELRLESAGGDKPEAQMRVLRLDQALALEQLIRHRGHAPQAMPDAIPQPAPAPDVLLALPAGELVRLGLVSNRALVVLAAAFGAGYQMFPRQVVEGFIEQQGRQVFGYASSLQLGSWTTAATVSVGLVFALAVMRLLSIGLALLQYHDFRLSEGDGRLTVERGLLTRVRASAAPRRIQAWTLREGLLHRLFGRRSLRIDIASGSPQDEHGRALKELVPIGRPETCDALINHVLPAVQWPPMQWQPVVTSSWWRLCLPALLLVLLASGLASLRFGAWGLLPLLWLPWSAFKAHRQVLRMGWSVDGHCVALRGGWWNRWWRMAELDKLQALQLRRSPLDRWLGTATLTLDTAGAGAGPALQLQFLPEAEARAVVARLSRALARRKLRW, encoded by the coding sequence GTGAGCACCCGCGCGATTCCCGCAGCCGTCGACCACCGGCTGCACCCGTGGTCGTGGCTTTTCGTGCTGCTGCAGCAACTGCGGCAGTTCCTGTTGCCGCTGGTGGCGTTGCTGGTGTTCGGCAACCGTGGCGACCGCGATGAGCTCGTCGGCCACCTGGTCACGCTGGGCGTGGTCGTGGCGCTGGTGGGCACCGCGGTGCTGCAGTACCTGACCTACCGCTACCGAATCGGCAACGACGGGCTGAGCATCCGCAGCGGGATCCTGGCCCGCAACCGGCGCGAGATCCCGTTCGCCCGCATCCACAACGTCACCGTGCACCAGAACGTGCTGCACCGGCTGTTCGGCGTGGCCGAGCTGCGCCTGGAATCGGCCGGCGGCGACAAGCCCGAGGCACAGATGCGCGTGCTGCGGCTGGACCAGGCGCTGGCGCTGGAGCAGCTGATCCGCCATCGCGGCCACGCCCCGCAGGCGATGCCAGACGCGATACCGCAGCCCGCGCCCGCACCGGACGTGCTGCTCGCACTGCCGGCCGGCGAGCTGGTGCGCCTGGGCCTGGTTTCCAACCGCGCGCTGGTGGTGCTGGCAGCCGCGTTCGGTGCCGGCTACCAGATGTTCCCGCGGCAGGTGGTGGAAGGATTCATCGAGCAGCAGGGCCGGCAGGTGTTCGGCTATGCCAGCAGCCTGCAGCTGGGCAGCTGGACCACCGCGGCCACCGTCTCCGTCGGGCTGGTGTTCGCACTGGCGGTGATGCGCCTGCTGTCCATTGGGCTTGCGCTGCTGCAGTACCACGACTTCCGCCTGAGCGAAGGCGATGGGCGGCTCACCGTCGAGCGCGGCCTGCTGACCCGCGTGCGCGCCAGCGCGGCACCGCGCCGCATCCAGGCCTGGACTCTGCGGGAAGGCCTGCTGCACCGCCTGTTCGGACGCCGCAGCCTGCGCATCGACATCGCTTCGGGCTCGCCCCAGGACGAGCACGGCCGCGCACTCAAGGAGCTGGTGCCGATCGGCCGGCCGGAAACCTGCGATGCCCTGATCAACCACGTGCTGCCGGCGGTGCAGTGGCCGCCGATGCAGTGGCAGCCGGTGGTCACCTCCAGCTGGTGGCGGCTGTGCCTGCCGGCGCTGCTGCTGGTGCTGCTGGCCAGCGGCCTGGCAAGCCTGCGCTTCGGCGCGTGGGGGCTGCTGCCGCTGCTGTGGCTGCCGTGGTCGGCCTTCAAGGCGCACCGCCAGGTGCTGCGCATGGGCTGGTCCGTCGACGGGCACTGCGTCGCGCTGCGCGGCGGGTGGTGGAACCGCTGGTGGCGGATGGCCGAGCTGGACAAGCTGCAGGCGCTGCAACTGCGGCGTTCGCCGCTGGACCGCTGGCTGGGGACGGCGACACTGACCCTGGATACCGCAGGCGCCGGAGCCGGCCCGGCGCTACAGCTGCAGTTCCTGCCCGAGGCCGAAGCGCGTGCGGTAGTGGCCCGGCTCTCCCGGGCACTGGCCCGGCGAAAGCTGCGCTGGTAA
- a CDS encoding CDP-glycerol glycerophosphotransferase family protein, translating to MPRHYLLYGSERYALAILRPIQAAIRARGDETAWFFDGPGAEDLAPDEKLLTVEQVRAWNPYAVITSSNAVPHFFPGVKVETFHGFDAGKPRHIYIRGFFDLYCTTGPRDTAAFGKLAGEQGHFSVVETGFPKIDPFMSQLRDEPEPVRDPPVILYHSTFSPSWSAAPILHDEIKRLSRTGEWRWIVTFHPKMDPELVAKYKALQNEYLTFAENDNILDLFPQVDMMCSDTSSALNEFLLTYKPVVTFKNRRPGPQLIDIDDPKDFEPAIRRALSRPPELMAAVREFADQLHPYRDGQSAERILQAIDDFVARGGRNRKPKPRNWWRKIKLRKRIGYWGPART from the coding sequence GTGCCACGCCACTACCTGCTGTACGGTTCGGAACGCTACGCGCTGGCGATCCTGCGTCCGATCCAGGCGGCGATCCGCGCCCGGGGTGACGAGACGGCATGGTTCTTCGACGGCCCCGGTGCCGAGGACCTGGCGCCCGACGAGAAGCTGCTGACCGTCGAGCAGGTGCGCGCCTGGAACCCGTATGCGGTGATCACCTCATCCAACGCGGTGCCGCACTTCTTCCCCGGCGTGAAGGTCGAGACCTTCCACGGCTTCGATGCGGGCAAGCCGCGCCACATCTACATCCGTGGCTTCTTCGACCTGTACTGCACCACCGGCCCGCGCGACACCGCCGCGTTCGGCAAGCTGGCCGGGGAGCAGGGGCATTTCTCGGTGGTCGAGACCGGCTTCCCGAAGATCGACCCGTTCATGAGCCAGCTGCGCGACGAGCCCGAGCCGGTGCGCGACCCGCCGGTGATCCTGTACCACTCCACGTTCTCGCCGTCGTGGAGCGCCGCCCCGATCCTGCATGACGAGATCAAGCGGCTGTCGCGCACAGGCGAGTGGCGCTGGATCGTCACCTTCCATCCGAAGATGGACCCGGAGCTGGTGGCCAAATACAAGGCACTGCAGAACGAGTACCTGACCTTCGCCGAGAACGACAACATCCTGGACCTGTTCCCGCAGGTGGACATGATGTGCTCGGATACCTCGTCGGCGCTCAACGAGTTCCTGCTCACCTACAAGCCGGTGGTGACGTTCAAGAACCGCCGTCCCGGCCCGCAGCTGATCGACATTGATGATCCGAAGGACTTCGAGCCCGCGATCCGCCGCGCGCTGTCCCGGCCGCCGGAACTGATGGCCGCCGTGCGTGAGTTCGCCGACCAGCTGCACCCCTACCGCGATGGCCAGTCGGCCGAGCGCATCCTCCAGGCGATCGATGATTTCGTCGCCAGGGGCGGGCGCAACCGCAAGCCCAAGCCGCGCAACTGGTGGCGCAAGATCAAGCTGCGCAAGCGCATCGGCTACTGGGGACCGGCGCGGACCTGA
- a CDS encoding glycosyltransferase family 2 protein, with protein MSSPTPTVPADRPRLSACIIAFNEADRIGDCLASLSFCDEIVVVDSFSTDGTVEVAQAAGARVLQRAFTGFRSQKAYCVEQASHDWVLCLDADERVNATLRAAIEQERDAGFPSGVGYRFARCSEYFGRFLRHGTAYPDRVLRLFDRRHGGWRGEREIHEAVSVDGTVALLRGDLLHHPYRSFLQLLDKKQKYARMMAEHEFARGKRATLGKLVLAPAWRFVRSYVVRRGFLDGWPGLIEAFVSANYVRQKTIMLWLLHNGQPLVDPPRNQPRG; from the coding sequence ATGTCCAGCCCGACCCCGACCGTTCCTGCCGACCGTCCCCGCCTGTCGGCCTGCATCATTGCCTTCAACGAGGCCGACCGCATCGGCGACTGCCTGGCCTCGCTGTCGTTCTGCGACGAGATCGTGGTGGTGGATTCGTTCTCCACCGATGGCACCGTGGAAGTTGCCCAGGCCGCCGGCGCACGCGTGCTGCAGCGCGCGTTCACCGGTTTCCGCAGCCAGAAGGCGTACTGCGTGGAGCAGGCCAGTCATGACTGGGTGCTGTGCCTGGATGCCGACGAGCGGGTCAATGCGACCCTGCGTGCGGCCATCGAACAGGAGCGCGATGCCGGTTTCCCGAGCGGTGTCGGCTACCGCTTCGCGCGATGCTCGGAATACTTCGGCCGCTTCCTGCGCCACGGCACTGCCTACCCGGACCGGGTGCTGCGATTGTTCGACCGCCGCCACGGCGGCTGGCGCGGCGAGCGCGAGATCCACGAGGCGGTCAGCGTCGACGGCACGGTGGCGCTGCTGCGCGGCGACCTGCTGCACCACCCCTACCGCAGCTTCCTGCAGTTGCTGGACAAGAAGCAGAAGTATGCGCGGATGATGGCCGAACACGAGTTCGCGCGCGGCAAGCGCGCCACCCTCGGCAAGCTGGTGCTGGCACCGGCGTGGCGCTTCGTGCGCAGCTACGTGGTCAGGCGTGGCTTCCTTGATGGCTGGCCGGGCCTGATCGAGGCCTTCGTCAGTGCCAACTACGTCCGGCAGAAGACCATCATGCTGTGGCTGCTGCACAACGGCCAGCCACTGGTCGACCCGCCGCGGAATCAGCCGCGCGGCTGA
- a CDS encoding O-antigen ligase yields MTARTRTLQWLAALALACLPALVVNTPWNLLPFGLLLLATSVLGIDRLWQARAVGQPALGTVAGLAAVVMLSAIVSMGWFGQDLREFDNHSRFVVIPWAMLWTCALRPRASALWVGALLGLFGALPVAVVQVAGGAWRAEAWTNAIVLADIVLMLMVLLVFCRPHGQWRWVATGLVAGCAVIVLTGSRGVWLGLLALLVAIGLGSRWRDGRTRLLTLAGLLAVAATLVLMVPGLSERLRLDELRQDVERLERGDTNSSAGARVERLWVAWDTFREHPLTGVGIDRFDEAMKRLPECALEQQSAPRCHLSHAHNDLAEWAATRGVPGVLLLLAIYGVPLLLFARLHRRSGHGKFRGPAAAGIMVVVGYALCGLTQSMFAHQITASFYVSIVGVLMGLAVLRARTVAAQPRG; encoded by the coding sequence ATGACCGCCCGTACCCGGACACTGCAGTGGCTGGCGGCGCTGGCGCTGGCCTGCCTGCCGGCGCTGGTGGTCAATACCCCGTGGAACCTGCTGCCGTTCGGCCTGCTGCTGCTGGCCACCAGCGTGCTGGGCATTGACCGGCTGTGGCAGGCCCGGGCCGTGGGGCAGCCCGCGCTGGGCACCGTGGCCGGCCTGGCCGCCGTGGTGATGCTGAGCGCCATCGTCTCGATGGGGTGGTTCGGCCAGGACCTGCGTGAGTTCGACAACCACAGCCGCTTCGTGGTCATCCCGTGGGCGATGCTGTGGACCTGCGCGCTGCGGCCGCGCGCTTCGGCGCTGTGGGTGGGAGCGCTGCTCGGCCTGTTCGGCGCGCTGCCGGTGGCGGTGGTGCAGGTGGCCGGCGGCGCGTGGCGTGCCGAAGCCTGGACCAATGCCATCGTGCTGGCCGACATCGTGCTGATGCTGATGGTGCTGCTGGTGTTCTGCCGCCCGCACGGGCAGTGGCGCTGGGTGGCCACCGGGCTGGTCGCCGGTTGCGCGGTGATCGTGCTGACCGGCAGCCGTGGCGTGTGGCTGGGCCTGCTGGCCCTGCTGGTGGCGATCGGCCTGGGTTCGCGCTGGCGCGATGGCCGCACCCGGCTGCTGACCCTGGCCGGACTGCTGGCCGTGGCTGCCACCTTGGTGCTGATGGTGCCGGGCCTGAGCGAGCGGCTGCGGCTGGACGAGCTGCGCCAGGACGTGGAGCGGCTGGAGCGTGGCGATACCAATTCCTCGGCTGGTGCCCGCGTCGAGCGCCTGTGGGTGGCCTGGGATACCTTCCGCGAGCATCCGCTGACCGGCGTGGGCATCGACCGCTTCGACGAGGCGATGAAGCGACTGCCCGAATGCGCGCTCGAGCAGCAGTCCGCGCCGCGCTGCCATCTCAGCCACGCCCACAACGACCTCGCCGAGTGGGCCGCCACCCGCGGCGTGCCCGGCGTGCTGTTGCTGCTGGCGATCTATGGCGTGCCGCTGCTGCTGTTCGCACGTCTGCACCGCCGCAGCGGCCATGGGAAATTCCGCGGGCCGGCGGCGGCCGGGATCATGGTCGTGGTCGGTTACGCGCTGTGCGGCCTGACCCAGTCGATGTTCGCCCACCAGATCACCGCCAGCTTCTACGTCAGCATCGTCGGCGTGCTGATGGGCCTTGCCGTGCTGCGGGCGCGGACGGTGGCGGCTCAGCCGCGCGGCTGA